The Sphingobacterium bambusae genome includes a window with the following:
- a CDS encoding ParB/RepB/Spo0J family partition protein, producing the protein MALQRKTGLGKGLGALLQSEDVQMPQSAGGNSAVAKDGTSAAAGSINFIKIDQVAVNPFQPRTDFDEQALRELADSIEVQGLIQPITVRQLGKNEYQLISGERRLRASKLAGIDEIPAYVRTANDQQMLEMALIENIQRENLNAIEVALSFQRMIEECNLKQEQLGERVSKNRSTVTNYLRLLKLPPAIQAGIRDGEISMGHARALINVGEVDKQLFVYQEIVEKGLSVRMTEILVRNIQQQSKPAKAPVGKQLDFQYQKIEDDLASRFSTRVRVNLKNSKGKGAIEIPFDSEDDLSRILELLDW; encoded by the coding sequence ATGGCATTACAGAGAAAAACAGGACTAGGAAAGGGATTGGGCGCTTTATTGCAAAGTGAGGATGTCCAAATGCCTCAAAGTGCGGGTGGAAACAGTGCTGTAGCTAAGGATGGCACGTCTGCAGCTGCTGGCAGCATCAATTTTATTAAAATTGATCAGGTTGCGGTAAACCCTTTTCAGCCACGTACGGATTTCGATGAGCAGGCGCTACGTGAGCTTGCCGACTCGATAGAGGTGCAGGGGCTTATTCAGCCAATTACCGTTAGGCAGCTGGGAAAGAACGAATACCAACTGATCAGTGGTGAGCGTCGTTTGCGGGCGTCTAAGCTTGCCGGCATCGATGAAATTCCGGCCTACGTGCGTACGGCTAACGACCAACAGATGTTGGAGATGGCCTTGATCGAAAATATACAGCGTGAGAACCTGAATGCCATCGAGGTGGCGCTAAGCTTCCAGCGCATGATCGAGGAGTGTAACCTGAAACAGGAGCAGCTCGGTGAGCGTGTCAGTAAAAACCGTTCTACGGTGACCAACTATTTGCGTTTGTTGAAATTGCCTCCCGCCATTCAAGCAGGTATCCGTGATGGAGAAATTTCTATGGGTCATGCGCGGGCGTTAATCAACGTGGGCGAGGTTGATAAGCAGCTTTTTGTATACCAAGAGATTGTAGAGAAAGGGCTTTCGGTGCGTATGACGGAAATTTTGGTGCGTAATATACAGCAGCAGAGCAAGCCTGCGAAGGCGCCTGTGGGAAAGCAGCTTGATTTTCAATATCAAAAAATTGAGGATGATTTAGCATCCCGTTTTTCTACGCGTGTACGCGTTAATTTAAAGAATAGTAAAGGCAAGGGAGCTATAGAGATTCCTTTCGATAGCGAAGACGATTTAAGCCGTATCTTGGAGTTATTGGATTGGTAA
- a CDS encoding DUF5683 domain-containing protein, with product MRYIIIALFLLTSIAGVRAQQDSTKAVPLKDKLQVADSIATAQDTTKKEETRKERKERERAQKERDKYYYKGIKKDSARLEIEHVSRVAWKRSLMLPGWGQYTNGGLWWVKVPIIYGGLVSGYLVFDYWQWYYKKFLDELAWRVETNGQEAPRDPDLEFYQIPGLVAQKDYARRNRDLTILVTVGFWGLNAIEAYVDSMLKNRWNIGSDMTMKIGPTLMPSYSFSGNSALGGLGVAPGIKLTMNIR from the coding sequence ATGCGATACATCATTATAGCGTTGTTTCTATTAACCTCCATCGCTGGGGTTCGTGCGCAGCAAGACTCGACCAAGGCAGTCCCTTTGAAGGATAAACTGCAGGTCGCCGATTCGATCGCCACTGCGCAGGATACCACAAAGAAGGAGGAGACAAGAAAAGAGCGGAAGGAGCGGGAGCGGGCGCAGAAAGAACGCGATAAGTACTATTACAAGGGTATAAAAAAAGATTCTGCTCGTCTGGAGATTGAGCATGTATCTCGCGTGGCCTGGAAACGCTCGCTGATGTTGCCCGGCTGGGGACAGTATACCAACGGTGGACTGTGGTGGGTAAAGGTACCCATTATCTATGGCGGACTGGTTTCTGGCTATTTGGTCTTTGACTACTGGCAATGGTACTACAAGAAATTTTTGGATGAATTGGCTTGGCGAGTTGAAACCAATGGACAAGAGGCGCCGCGTGATCCTGATTTAGAATTTTATCAGATACCTGGCCTTGTCGCTCAGAAAGACTATGCGCGCAGAAACCGAGATCTCACGATCTTGGTCACCGTAGGCTTTTGGGGGCTTAACGCCATAGAAGCTTATGTGGACTCCATGTTAAAAAACCGTTGGAACATCGGCTCCGATATGACGATGAAAATTGGTCCTACCCTGATGCCATCCTATAGTTTCTCTGGAAACAGCGCGTTGGGCGGTTTGGGCGTGGCGCCGGGAATAAAGCTAACCATGAATATTAGATAA
- the dapB gene encoding 4-hydroxy-tetrahydrodipicolinate reductase produces MKIVLLGYGKMGQQIEQFAQKRGHEIQLIVDKENRESITAEDLRGADVAIDFSEPAAAINNISLCFEANLPIVVGTTGWYEHLEEIKSVCEEAEQSLLYGSNFSIGVNVFFHVNRLLAKAMAPYKQYDVQVEEIHHIHKLDSPSGTAITIAEGILDGIDDKSKWINNLIGEGEELVPKADELLIESHRIDEVPGTHTVLYSSEVDQIEFKHTAHSRAGFALGAVIAAEWLQGKKGFYQVTEMFDF; encoded by the coding sequence ATGAAAATAGTACTATTGGGATATGGAAAAATGGGGCAGCAAATCGAACAGTTTGCGCAAAAAAGGGGCCATGAAATCCAACTCATTGTGGATAAAGAAAATCGGGAGTCGATTACAGCCGAAGATTTGCGCGGCGCGGATGTGGCGATCGACTTTAGCGAGCCTGCTGCAGCCATAAACAATATTAGCTTGTGTTTCGAAGCTAATCTTCCTATCGTGGTTGGTACAACAGGTTGGTACGAACATCTAGAAGAGATCAAATCCGTTTGTGAGGAGGCTGAACAGTCCTTGCTGTACGGATCTAACTTTAGTATTGGTGTAAACGTGTTCTTTCATGTGAATAGGTTGTTGGCCAAGGCAATGGCTCCTTATAAGCAATATGATGTGCAAGTCGAAGAGATTCACCATATTCACAAATTGGATTCGCCAAGTGGCACGGCTATTACCATTGCTGAAGGCATCTTGGACGGTATCGATGATAAATCCAAATGGATTAACAATCTTATTGGCGAAGGCGAAGAGCTTGTGCCCAAGGCGGACGAACTGTTGATCGAGAGCCATCGCATCGATGAGGTTCCGGGCACACACACGGTGCTTTATAGTTCGGAGGTAGATCAGATTGAATTTAAGCATACAGCACATAGTAGGGCGGGTTTTGCTCTGGGTGCGGTGATTGCAGCCGAATGGTTGCAAGGTAAGAAGGGGTTCTATCAGGTTACGGAAATGTTTGATTTTTAG